Proteins from a genomic interval of Neodiprion lecontei isolate iyNeoLeco1 chromosome 2, iyNeoLeco1.1, whole genome shotgun sequence:
- the LOC107216835 gene encoding cytochrome P450 4C1: MTTAVSISGFIVTSAILCGIISIVIYHLRRLRLYKQVSKFSGPPLLPFFGNALGFVGNTEDILMKIMELLNSYPSPFRVWLGHRLFFGVSNPEQMKRIFLSQKTIEKEDLYKFIRPWLGTGLFTAPASKWRVHRKLIMPTFNSRILESFVEVFAIQSKILNQQMEVELDGAEFDVFHYVSLCTLDIICETAMGVSVRAQTESSCRYVEATKSISSGIFRRMFQIWLHPDFIFERTQLGKTQKECVNYLHSLTEEVIQKKKKAYFQANGKPEKESRNGEFRRKAFLDLLMELTHNGEKFTDDELREEVDTMMLAGNDTTAIVNSFVMLMLASYPNVQNKVYEELYEIFGNDDNDERIVTHEDLPRMEYMERVIKETMRLFPIGPILVRAVTEDLDIGEHTLPAGSSVVLGILKAHRNEEFWPEPLKFDPDRFLPEEVAKRHPYCYVPFSAGPRNCLGIKYAMMAMKTLLSTVLRRYIIKKDDVQSIQDIKLKADLMLKPVKPITIRIEKRTTKINYI; this comes from the exons ATGACAACAGCCGTTAGCATCAGCGGTTTTATCGTAACATCCGCAATACTCTGCGGAATAATTAGTATTGTAATTTACCACCTGAGAAGACTGCGTCTGTACAAACAGGTCTCAAAATTCAGCGGACCTCCGTTACTGCCGTTTTTCGGTAATGCCCTTGGATTCGTCGGAAATACCGAAG ACATCCTGATGAAGATTATGGAGCTTTTGAACTCGTATCCTTCCCCGTTTCGCGTCTGGCTTGGCCACCGATTGTTCTTCGGCGTTAGTAATCCCGAGCAAATGAAG AGGATTTTTCTCAGCCAAAAAACTATCGAAAAAGAAGACCTGTACAAGTTTATCCGGCCATGGTTAGGGACAGGATTGTTTACGGCCCCCG CATCGAAATGGCGGGTCCACCGGAAGCTCATAATGCCAACCTTCAACTCCCGAATCTTGGAATCATTCGTGGAAGTCTTTGCGATCCAGTCGAAAATATTGAATCAGCAAATGGAGGTTGAACTGGACGGGGCAGAATTCGACGTATTTCATTACGTGTCACTCTGTACGTTGGACATTATTTGCG AAACTGCCATGGGGGTGTCTGTGAGAGCACAAACCGAGTCCAGTTGTCGCTACGTTGAAGCTACAAAAAG TATCTCGAGCGGCATATTCAGAAGAATGTTCCAAATCTGGCTGCACCCAGATTTCATCTTTGAGCGGACACAACTTGGCAAAACTCAGAAAGAGTGCGTCAATTATTTGCACAGTCTTACCGAAGAG GTGAtacagaaaaagaagaaagcaTATTTCCAAGCCAATGGCAAGCCGGAAAAAGAGTCTC GCAACGGGGAATTTCGTAGAAAAGCTTTCTTAGATCTTCTCATGGAGCTGACTCataatggagaaaaatttacgGATGACGAACTACGTGAAGAAGTTGATACGATGATGCTTGCT GGAAATGATACGACAGCGATAGTAAATTCGTTCGTAATGTTGATGCTGGCTTCTTATCCAAACGTACAG AACAAAGTTTACGAAGAACTCTATGAGATTTTCGGAAATGATGATAACGACGAACGAATCGTGACACACGAAGACTTACCACGTATGGAATACATGGAACGTGTTATCAAAGAAACTATGCGGCTATTCCCCATCGGGCCAATTCTTGTTCGCGCAGTTACGGAAGATTTGGACATAG GTGAGCACACGTTACCAGCTGGGAGTTCAGTTGTTCTTGGAATCTTGAAAGCTCACAGAAACGAAGAGTTTTGGCCTGAGCCACTGAAATTTGATCCTGACAGGTTCCTACCCGAAGAAGTTGCGAAACGACATCCTTACTGTTACGTGCCATTCAGTGCCGGGCCGCGAAATTGTCTAG GTATAAAGTATGCCATGATGGCGATGAAGACACTCCTTTCGACGGTTCTACGAAGATACATCATCAAAAAAGATGATGTACAATCGATACAGGATATCAAACTGAAGGCAGACCTCATGTTGAAGCCGGTCAAACCGATCACGATAAGAATTGAGAAACGAacgacaaaaattaattacatttgA
- the LOC107216829 gene encoding cytochrome b5 has protein sequence MATEGSTTTATKLYSRAEVAKHNHSEDTWIIIHNKVYDVTAFLNEHPGGEEVLLEQAGIDGSEPFEDVGHSSDARHMMEPFKIGELIEEDRTKSEEKKSRDWSSEKSEDDESSGSWRSWLIPVALGVLATLVYRYFINPY, from the exons ATGGCGACCGAAGGTTCGACGACAACTGCCACGAAGCTTTACTCGCGGGCGGAAGTTGCTAAGCACAATCATAGCGAAGACACTTGGATCATAATCCATAATAAAGTTTACGATGTAACCGCCTTTCTCAACGAG CATCCTGGTGGCGAAGAGGTGCTCTTAGAACAAGCTGGAATTGACGGATCTGAGCCCTTTGAAGATGTCGGGCATTCTAGTGATGCTAGACATATGATGGAACCATTCAAAATAGGAGAACTTATCGAA GAGGATAGAACAAaatcagaagaaaaaaagagcaGAGATTGGTCGAGTGAAAAGAGTGAAGATGACGAATCTAG TGGTTCCTGGCGTTCGTGGTTAATTCCTGTAGCGCTTGGAGTGTTAGCAACTCTTGTGTATCGCTACTTCATCAATCCGTATTAA